In Gigantopelta aegis isolate Gae_Host chromosome 6, Gae_host_genome, whole genome shotgun sequence, the following are encoded in one genomic region:
- the LOC121376271 gene encoding uncharacterized protein LOC121376271 yields MINADDVIKRTDDSRIYINTHGWTDDESGIDTLNIQITQLRYSAGKLQTASGNTVFQTMVNVSQGQTVGYTLTLKGVYGILLSARDKVNNERKARSIVLYDPVSTITTKKPQPLVITSAVESTNYTWQLDTSAISVEFTDRFINSLQTTNNWLAPVADDSDVDSQYDDHEGEITVAGIPNKQGIVKFKTAYVVNPDGDELTREPEDGLFQDQGLKTVVQLHPRLVDGDLISVWVKAYDVKRNVVSEQVHVQIDSSPPVVHKLTLEEDSNKETILRIEVSDENSGIERINWKITDTATDISFDSHVKKVPTLGVTSCSQLSSLSEAKSCYCTPRSVCYSKEYSLKLMNVQKEKPTYVISVTVWNNAHNSVTRQKEMSPSIQTTGGEITKGEENSFTWGPTFERLKGIQFYKYAFGPRCFTMDEVVSDSLNIKVTKTTETSVSWVSYSCGLRQRVTTHSVQVLRRPQCWC; encoded by the exons ATGATCAACgctgatgacgtcattaaacGG ACTGATGACTCGAGAATTTATATCAATACACACGGATGGACGGACGACGAGTCTGGGATAGACACTCTTAACATTCAAATCACCCAGCTTCGTTATTCAGCTGGGAAACTACAGACTGCGTCAGGAAACACAGTTTTCCAAACCATGGTGAACGTTAGTCAG GGTCAGACAGTGGGGTATACATTAACCCTTAAAGGCGTATACGGCATCTTGCTTTCTGCACGTGACAAAGTTAACAATGAAAGGAAGGCTCGTAGCATAGTTCTGTACGACCCCGTTTCCACcatcacaacaaaaaaaccccagcctCTTGTGATAACATCAGCTGTGGAGTCTACTAACTACACCTGGCAACTGGACACCTCGGCGATATCGGTGGAATTCACGGACAGATTCATCAACAGCTTGCAGACGACAAACAACTGGCTGGCCCCTGTAGCAGACGACAGTGATGTCGATTCTCAGTATGATGACCACGAAGGGGAGATCACCGTCGCTGGAATCCCTAATAAGCAAG GAATTGTTAAATTTAAGACGGCCTATGTAGTTAACCCTGATGGAGACGAGTTGACAAGAGAGCCAGAAGACGGGTTGTTCCAGGACCAAGGGTTGAAAACTGTTGTTCAGCTTCATCCTCGACTGGTAGACGGTGATCTGATTTCTGTGTGGGTCAAGGCATACGACGTTAAGCGTAACGTGGTTTCAGAACAGGTGCATGTGCAGATTGATTCATCACCACCCGTGGTCCATAAATTAACTTTGGAGGAAGACAGTAACAAGGAAACTAT CTTACGTATTGAAGTATCTGACGAAAACAGCGGCATTGAGAGAATTAACTGGAAGATAACCGACACTGCTACAGACATCTCGTTTGACTCTCACGTGAAGAAAGTTCCAACTCTG GGCGTCACTTCTTGTAGTCAGCTGTCATCGCTGTCTGAGGCAAAAAGCTGCTACTGCACACCACGTTCCGTGTGTTATTCAAAAGAGTACAGTCTCAAATTAATGAATGTCCAGAAAGAGAAACCCACTTATGTGATTAGCGTGACGGTGTGGAACAATGCTCACAATTCAGTGACTAGACAAAAAGAA ATGAGTCCTTCTATCCAGACAACAGGAGGTGAGATTACCAAAGGGGAAGAGAATTCCTTCACATGGGGTCCAACTTTTGAGAGACTGAAAGGGatacaattttacaaatatgctTTTGGACCACGATGTTTCACCATGGATGAAGTGGTGTCAGATTCTCTTAATATTAAG GTAACCAAGACAACGGAGACCAGTGTTTCGTGGGTATCTTACAGTTGTGGCCTTCGACAGCGCGTCACAACCCATTCAGTCCAAGTGCTCAGGCGTCCTCAGTGTTG GTGTTAG